A genome region from Bacteroides stercoris ATCC 43183 includes the following:
- a CDS encoding response regulator — translation MNMEINPSEYKILIVDDVMSNVLLLKVLLTNEKFAIATANNGRQALEQVDKERPDLLLLDVMMPDLSGFEVAQRLKSNPDTADIPIIFLTALNSTTDIVKGFQAGASDFISKPFNKEELIIRVTHQISLVAAKRIILNKTEELQRIIAGRDKLYSVIAHDLRSPMGSIKMVLNMLMLNLPVEKIGGEMYELLTMANRTTEDVFSLLDNLLKWTKSQIGNLNVVYQDVDAVEVVDSVIDVFNMVAGLKKITIREEKPEKLPVCTDIDMLKTIIRNLLSNAIKFSNENSEVLVKMEEQGDTVVVSVKDSGCGIDEEGQQKLLHTDTHFSTFGTNNEEGSGLGLLLCQDFAVKSGGKLWFTSKKGEGSTFYFSIPLKK, via the coding sequence ATGAACATGGAAATAAATCCTTCTGAGTACAAAATCCTCATCGTAGATGATGTGATGTCCAACGTATTGTTGTTGAAAGTACTCCTGACAAATGAGAAGTTTGCGATTGCTACGGCAAACAACGGACGGCAGGCCTTGGAGCAAGTGGATAAAGAACGTCCGGACTTGCTGCTGCTGGATGTGATGATGCCCGATTTAAGCGGCTTTGAAGTAGCGCAGCGTCTCAAATCCAATCCCGATACAGCGGATATTCCAATCATCTTTTTGACAGCGTTGAACAGTACGACGGATATAGTGAAAGGTTTTCAGGCGGGTGCCAGCGACTTTATCTCCAAACCTTTCAATAAGGAAGAGCTGATAATCCGTGTCACTCATCAGATTTCATTGGTGGCGGCCAAACGTATCATTCTGAATAAGACGGAAGAGTTGCAGCGCATCATTGCCGGGCGCGACAAGTTGTATTCTGTGATTGCCCACGATCTGCGTTCTCCGATGGGCTCTATCAAGATGGTGCTGAACATGCTGATGCTCAATCTGCCCGTTGAGAAGATTGGCGGTGAGATGTACGAACTGCTGACAATGGCAAACCGGACAACGGAAGATGTGTTTTCATTGCTGGATAACCTGTTGAAGTGGACAAAAAGCCAGATTGGCAACCTGAATGTTGTCTATCAGGATGTGGATGCCGTGGAAGTGGTAGACAGCGTGATTGATGTGTTCAATATGGTGGCCGGCTTGAAGAAAATTACCATCCGTGAAGAAAAGCCGGAGAAGCTGCCTGTCTGTACCGATATTGATATGCTGAAAACCATTATTCGCAATCTGCTGAGCAATGCCATTAAATTCAGCAACGAAAATTCGGAAGTGTTGGTGAAGATGGAAGAGCAAGGAGATACGGTGGTAGTCAGTGTAAAAGACAGCGGCTGCGGCATCGATGAAGAAGGACAGCAGAAACTGCTGCATACAGATACGCATTTCAGTACGTTCGGCACAAATAATGAAGAAGGCTCCGGACTGGGATTGCTGCTGTGTCAGGATTTTGCAGTGAAGAGTGGCGGCAAGTTGTGGTTTACATCCAAGAAAGGAGAGGGTTCGACATTCTATTTTTCCATCCCGTTGAAGAAATAA
- a CDS encoding UDP-glucuronic acid decarboxylase family protein — translation MKKILVSGGAGFIGSHLCTRLIKDGHEVICLDNLFTGSEENIAHLKGNPRFQFVLHDVELPYEAEVDEIYNLACPASPVHYQHDAIKTIKTSVLGAINMLGLAKKTGAKIMQASTSEIYGDPVIHPQVESYWGNVNPIGIRSCYDEGKRCAETLFMDYYRQNGIRIKIIRIFNTYGPRMLPDDGRVVSNFVVQALQDKDITIYGSGAQTRSFQYVDDLIEGMVRMMNTEEGFIGPVNLGNPNEFSILELAEKVIRLTGSKSKLIFKPLSHDDPRQRKPDITLAKHKLDWQPAIELEEGLLHMIEYFGKYRS, via the coding sequence ATGAAAAAAATATTGGTTAGCGGTGGTGCCGGCTTTATAGGTTCTCATCTGTGTACCCGGCTGATTAAAGACGGACACGAAGTAATATGCCTGGACAATCTCTTCACCGGTTCGGAAGAGAACATAGCCCACCTGAAAGGAAATCCCCGTTTTCAGTTTGTGCTTCACGATGTGGAATTGCCCTATGAGGCGGAAGTCGATGAGATTTATAACCTGGCTTGCCCCGCATCGCCGGTACATTATCAGCACGATGCCATAAAGACTATTAAAACTTCGGTATTGGGAGCCATCAATATGCTGGGGCTGGCCAAAAAGACGGGTGCAAAAATCATGCAGGCGTCTACCAGCGAAATCTACGGCGATCCTGTCATACATCCCCAAGTGGAAAGTTATTGGGGAAATGTAAATCCAATCGGTATCCGTTCTTGTTATGATGAAGGCAAGCGTTGCGCAGAGACGCTTTTTATGGATTATTACCGTCAGAACGGAATACGCATAAAGATTATACGTATTTTCAATACATACGGTCCGCGCATGCTGCCCGACGACGGGCGGGTGGTTTCCAACTTTGTGGTCCAGGCATTGCAGGACAAGGACATCACCATTTACGGTTCGGGCGCCCAGACCCGCAGTTTCCAGTACGTGGACGACTTGATAGAGGGGATGGTACGTATGATGAATACGGAAGAAGGCTTTATCGGTCCGGTAAATTTGGGCAATCCCAACGAGTTCTCCATCCTTGAACTGGCAGAGAAGGTTATTAGGCTGACAGGCTCCAAATCAAAACTGATATTCAAACCACTGTCGCACGATGACCCGAGACAACGGAAACCGGACATTACGTTGGCCAAACATAAACTGGACTGGCAGCCTGCAATAGAGCTGGAGGAAGGCTTGCTCCACATGATTGAATATTTCGGCAAGTATCGTTCCTGA
- a CDS encoding IbrB-like domain-containing protein: protein MSVDKSPVYNVKAIPVEKIQANDYNPNVVAPPEMKLLELSIWEDGFTMPCVCYYDQEKDNYILVDGYHRYQVLKTSKRIYQRENGLLPVVVIDKELSNRMASTIRHNRARGAHNIELMCNIVAELDRAGMSDQWIMKNIGMDRDELLRLKQISGLADLFANKDFSIPDNKPEYMP from the coding sequence ATGAGTGTAGATAAAAGTCCGGTATATAATGTAAAAGCAATTCCCGTAGAAAAGATACAGGCCAATGATTATAACCCCAATGTAGTGGCACCGCCCGAAATGAAATTGCTGGAACTGTCCATCTGGGAAGACGGATTTACAATGCCCTGCGTGTGCTATTACGACCAAGAAAAAGACAACTATATATTGGTAGACGGCTACCACCGCTATCAGGTATTGAAAACTTCCAAGCGGATTTATCAGCGCGAAAACGGCTTGCTGCCGGTTGTTGTAATTGACAAGGAGCTGTCCAACCGCATGGCGTCCACTATCCGCCATAACCGTGCGCGCGGGGCGCATAACATCGAGTTGATGTGCAACATCGTTGCCGAACTGGACCGTGCCGGTATGTCCGACCAGTGGATTATGAAAAACATAGGAATGGACCGGGACGAGCTGCTTCGTCTGAAGCAAATTTCGGGTTTGGCAGACCTGTTTGCCAATAAAGATTTCAGTATTCCTGACAACAAGCCGGAATATATGCCTTGA
- a CDS encoding DUF3440 domain-containing protein, producing MAVSKNVYELAQERLELIFKEFDTICVSFSGGKDSGVLLNLCIDYIRRNNLKRKLCVFHMDYEIQYTVTIDYVDRILEANKDILEVYRVCVPFKVTTCTSMYQSYWRPWDESMKELWVRQMPQGSYTKEAFPFYTEKMWDYEFQMHFAKWLHQRKDAVRTCFLIGIRTQESFNRWRSIHLNRKYQMYHNYRWTSKIGNDIFNAYPIYDWKTTDIWTANGKFGFDYNHLYDLYYKAGVNIERQRVASPFLCEAQESLALYKVIDPNTWGKMIGRVNGVNFTGIYGGTHAMGWQSVRIPEGYTWKSFMQFLLSTLPEETRRNYLKKLTVSIEFWRTKGGCLGENTIKKLQDAGIPIEVMNHTNYKTNKKPVRMDYLDDIDITEFREIPTYKRMCICILKNDHACKYMGFALTKEEIYKRDKIMEQFKNMML from the coding sequence ATGGCTGTTTCTAAAAATGTATACGAACTTGCGCAGGAACGTTTAGAGCTGATTTTTAAAGAGTTCGATACAATATGCGTGTCGTTTTCCGGAGGGAAGGACAGTGGCGTATTGCTGAACTTGTGCATAGATTACATCCGGCGTAATAATTTAAAGCGAAAATTGTGTGTGTTTCATATGGATTATGAGATACAGTACACCGTAACCATAGATTATGTAGACCGTATATTGGAAGCCAATAAGGATATTCTGGAGGTCTATCGGGTATGTGTCCCTTTCAAGGTCACCACCTGCACATCCATGTATCAGAGCTATTGGCGTCCCTGGGACGAGAGTATGAAGGAGCTTTGGGTGCGTCAGATGCCGCAGGGCTCTTATACGAAAGAAGCGTTCCCTTTCTATACGGAGAAAATGTGGGATTACGAATTCCAGATGCACTTTGCCAAATGGCTGCATCAGCGGAAAGATGCGGTGCGCACCTGTTTCCTTATTGGCATCCGCACGCAGGAAAGTTTCAACCGCTGGCGCAGTATTCATCTGAACCGTAAATACCAGATGTACCATAACTACAGGTGGACTTCCAAGATAGGCAATGACATATTCAACGCTTATCCCATCTACGACTGGAAAACAACGGACATATGGACTGCCAACGGTAAGTTCGGCTTCGATTATAACCATCTGTACGATTTGTATTATAAAGCGGGTGTCAATATAGAGCGCCAGCGTGTGGCAAGTCCGTTTCTGTGCGAGGCGCAGGAGAGCCTTGCATTGTATAAAGTGATAGACCCCAATACCTGGGGGAAGATGATAGGACGTGTCAACGGGGTGAACTTTACCGGTATCTATGGCGGTACTCACGCCATGGGCTGGCAGAGCGTACGCATTCCCGAAGGGTATACCTGGAAGAGCTTTATGCAATTCCTGCTTTCCACCTTGCCCGAAGAAACCCGGCGCAACTATCTGAAGAAGCTGACCGTCAGCATCGAATTCTGGCGGACAAAAGGGGGATGCTTGGGCGAGAATACCATAAAGAAGCTGCAAGATGCAGGCATTCCCATCGAAGTGATGAATCATACCAATTATAAGACAAACAAGAAACCTGTCCGCATGGATTATCTGGATGATATCGATATAACGGAATTCAGGGAAATCCCTACCTACAAGCGCATGTGCATCTGTATCTTAAAGAACGACCACGCGTGCAAGTACATGGGGTTTGCCCTGACCAAAGAGGAGATATACAAGCGAGACAAGATAATGGAACAATTCAAAAATATGATGTTATGA
- a CDS encoding DUF5723 family protein, whose amino-acid sequence MRYRQKIQQSYITKRMKTNVLAIILSGAVATLAIGDAMAQTQNSRSTYFLEGSTYRHELNPAFMGERGYVSFPGLGNLTIGAQSTGGVGDFIFKKANGDLTTFMNEEVSSAEFLKGLPKRLKVGVNVDESILSLGFHAWGGFNTLGISVKSNTNVFMPDELFKFMKNGVASETGSSYNVKNVNIVSTNYAEITFGHAREINERLTVGAKVKALVGLAKATMHIDELNILASQDQWTITPKNAELYMSAKGLIVPTKGETGNYQEDDYILDANGDRTPILKDGTDGQISYDDIDFDTDNLGPTGFGMAIDLGATYKLNDEWTFSASLLDLGFISWKNTTKGTMSKDFTFDGFSDISVKDDGTNNNKKLDTQVDELVDDLADLAKFDKAGEGLKRTTALAATLHLGAQYTLPAYDRLSFGFLSTTRMQGKHSWTEARVSANVAPLSWFEASVNYALSNFGSDAGIMLNFHPRGFNFFIGADVPMCKYEPAYYAPISRAAVNVNMGINFTFGPKHKRKYKTVETQSL is encoded by the coding sequence ATGCGATACAGACAAAAGATTCAACAATCATATATAACGAAACGAATGAAAACAAATGTTTTAGCGATTATACTGTCCGGAGCCGTAGCGACACTTGCTATCGGCGATGCGATGGCACAGACACAGAACAGCCGTTCAACCTATTTTCTGGAAGGAAGTACCTACCGTCACGAACTAAACCCCGCCTTTATGGGCGAACGCGGCTACGTCAGTTTTCCCGGCTTGGGCAATCTCACAATCGGCGCACAATCCACAGGCGGTGTAGGCGACTTTATCTTCAAGAAAGCCAACGGCGACCTCACCACCTTTATGAACGAGGAAGTGAGCAGCGCCGAATTCCTGAAAGGATTGCCCAAAAGGCTGAAAGTAGGTGTCAACGTAGACGAATCGATTCTTTCCTTAGGCTTCCACGCCTGGGGCGGTTTTAACACACTCGGCATCTCCGTAAAGTCCAATACCAACGTTTTCATGCCCGATGAACTTTTCAAGTTCATGAAAAACGGGGTAGCCAGCGAAACGGGAAGCAGCTACAACGTGAAGAACGTGAACATCGTATCTACCAACTATGCGGAAATTACTTTCGGCCATGCACGCGAAATCAACGAACGCCTCACGGTAGGCGCCAAAGTAAAAGCGCTCGTGGGACTGGCAAAAGCAACCATGCACATCGACGAACTGAACATTCTCGCCTCTCAGGACCAATGGACCATCACTCCGAAAAATGCCGAGCTTTACATGTCTGCCAAAGGCCTCATCGTGCCCACCAAAGGCGAAACCGGCAACTATCAGGAAGACGACTATATCCTGGACGCCAACGGAGACAGAACCCCGATACTGAAAGACGGAACCGACGGACAGATTTCATACGATGACATCGATTTCGATACGGACAACCTCGGCCCCACAGGTTTCGGTATGGCTATTGATTTGGGAGCGACCTACAAACTGAATGACGAATGGACATTCTCCGCCTCCTTGCTCGACCTCGGTTTCATTTCATGGAAAAACACCACCAAAGGAACAATGAGCAAAGACTTCACGTTCGACGGTTTTAGCGACATCTCCGTGAAAGACGACGGAACCAACAATAACAAGAAACTGGACACCCAAGTGGACGAATTGGTAGATGACCTGGCAGATCTGGCAAAGTTTGATAAAGCAGGGGAAGGGTTAAAGCGTACCACCGCCCTTGCAGCCACCCTGCACCTGGGCGCTCAATATACCCTGCCCGCTTACGACCGTCTGAGCTTCGGCTTCCTCTCCACCACCCGCATGCAAGGCAAGCACTCATGGACGGAAGCACGCGTTTCGGCAAATGTTGCTCCCCTCTCCTGGTTTGAAGCATCGGTAAACTACGCCTTATCCAACTTTGGCTCCGATGCCGGCATCATGCTGAATTTCCACCCGCGCGGCTTCAACTTCTTCATTGGTGCAGATGTTCCCATGTGTAAATACGAACCGGCCTACTACGCTCCTATCAGCCGTGCAGCCGTCAACGTAAATATGGGTATCAACTTTACTTTCGGACCGAAGCACAAGCGTAAATACAAAACGGTAGAAACCCAATCACTCTGA
- a CDS encoding DUF3868 domain-containing protein, which translates to MKKIYCLLFAMLPLAAWAGEVKVTKPVLTLENDTLTLDFKFNMEAVKVNSTQSYAFTPVLFAGKNCKTLPPVVVTGKNKFKMRHKDRKLARKGDYNAPYTIIKGKSADRQNLVNYTVCLPYEEWMSQADMWILQEGRKDCLLDLPEIQVIEPVVVVEEEPLPQKGSICEPCMSMVSYLTPTEKPLKVRSEQNTLYIEYAAGGTEFKADFKNNSAELQKLKETLNPLTEGDLVTFKAINICGYASPDGSAKTNDRVATKRADSFSLYLRGSYHFPDSILNVTSAGEDWDSLVKMLEEDKPDYANKALEIINKYTNPDVREARLKSGLGSASYRAMMNEYYPRLRRLSIAIDYEIREVRNSEAATLIYTNPKMLNLQEMYGVAKNFRPGTKEYREVYEIAATNYPTDIVANINAASANIVYGDFDRAQQYIERVKDDPRAWNNLGVLAWLSGDSEIAKEWFTKALTIEPEKAQENLNKIK; encoded by the coding sequence ATGAAAAAGATATATTGTCTACTGTTTGCCATGCTGCCATTGGCAGCATGGGCAGGTGAGGTAAAAGTCACCAAGCCGGTACTGACTCTGGAAAACGATACGCTGACCCTGGACTTTAAGTTTAATATGGAAGCCGTAAAAGTCAACAGTACCCAGTCTTACGCCTTTACTCCGGTATTGTTTGCGGGAAAGAACTGCAAGACCTTGCCGCCTGTTGTCGTCACCGGTAAAAACAAGTTCAAGATGCGCCACAAAGACCGTAAGCTTGCCAGGAAAGGCGATTACAATGCGCCTTATACCATTATTAAAGGCAAGTCTGCCGACCGCCAAAACCTGGTGAACTATACCGTATGCCTCCCCTACGAAGAATGGATGAGCCAGGCGGATATGTGGATATTGCAGGAAGGCAGGAAAGACTGTCTGCTGGATTTACCCGAGATTCAGGTGATAGAACCGGTAGTTGTGGTAGAAGAAGAACCATTGCCGCAGAAAGGTTCCATCTGCGAACCCTGCATGAGCATGGTATCCTACCTCACCCCGACAGAAAAGCCGTTGAAAGTGCGCTCTGAACAAAACACCCTGTATATAGAATATGCAGCGGGCGGAACGGAATTCAAAGCCGATTTCAAAAACAACTCCGCTGAGCTTCAAAAGCTGAAGGAAACCCTGAACCCGCTAACCGAAGGCGACTTGGTTACTTTCAAAGCCATCAACATATGCGGCTATGCTTCACCCGACGGCTCTGCCAAGACCAACGACCGCGTAGCCACAAAACGCGCCGACTCTTTCTCCCTCTATCTCAGAGGAAGTTATCACTTCCCGGACAGCATACTGAACGTAACATCAGCCGGTGAAGACTGGGACAGCCTTGTCAAGATGCTTGAGGAAGATAAGCCCGACTATGCGAACAAAGCATTGGAAATAATCAATAAGTACACCAACCCCGATGTACGTGAAGCCAGACTGAAATCAGGACTGGGCAGCGCTTCCTACCGTGCCATGATGAATGAATATTATCCCCGCCTGCGTCGTCTGTCTATCGCCATAGATTACGAAATACGCGAAGTACGCAACTCCGAAGCCGCAACGTTAATTTACACCAATCCCAAGATGCTGAATCTGCAGGAAATGTACGGCGTAGCCAAGAACTTCCGGCCGGGTACGAAAGAATACAGGGAAGTGTACGAAATAGCCGCTACCAATTATCCCACAGATATTGTGGCAAACATTAACGCAGCCTCTGCCAACATCGTTTACGGTGACTTTGACCGCGCGCAGCAATACATAGAAAGGGTAAAAGACGATCCTCGTGCATGGAACAACCTGGGCGTGCTGGCATGGCTGTCGGGCGACAGTGAAATAGCAAAGGAATGGTTCACCAAAGCTTTGACCATAGAACCGGAAAAGGCACAGGAAAACTTGAATAAGATAAAGTAA
- a CDS encoding IS1182 family transposase yields MTKIHFRPYNPNQTVLFPQRIDEDIAENDPVRMVDALVEGLNLESFRKLYKECGRSPYHPKMMLKVILYAYMNNIYSCRKIEKLLHRDIHYIWLAGYEKPDFITINRFRNRVKKEINEVFTQTVLLLSSKGFISLNVEYIDGTKLESKANKYTFVWRKTVERNRERLMKKIHVLLGQIDDVIAQEKSSENNEEVEFTPAMLTEMAGELRHALEQVSEPSAKEEKTELKKKRKQLKELEEHRDKLQEYDCHLETLQERNSYSKTDKDATFMRMKEDAMRNGQTKPGYNLQIGTENQFITDFALFPNPTDTLTLIPFLQSFSNRYERMAHTVVADSGYGSEENYRFMSENGMEAYVKYNYFHMEQRPRFKPAPFKAENFYYNEEHDFCICPMGQRMRRIGTRNVKTASGYVSENARYRAVRCEGCPLRCRCFKAKGNRTIELNHRLRQYKRRAKELLCSEKGLKHRGQRCIEPEAVFGQIKNNMNYKRFRHFGKDKVFMDFAFLAIAFNIKKMCAKLTKEDTKWLIGWFYELTVALFRCWRHINQRNLRIIAA; encoded by the coding sequence ATGACAAAGATACATTTTCGTCCTTACAATCCCAACCAAACCGTTCTTTTTCCTCAAAGAATTGATGAGGATATTGCAGAAAACGATCCGGTGCGCATGGTTGACGCCCTGGTTGAGGGCTTGAATCTTGAAAGTTTCAGAAAACTGTATAAGGAATGCGGTCGCAGCCCTTACCACCCCAAGATGATGCTCAAGGTCATTCTGTATGCCTATATGAACAACATCTACTCCTGCCGGAAAATTGAAAAACTCCTTCACCGTGACATCCATTATATCTGGCTGGCCGGATATGAGAAACCGGATTTCATTACCATCAACCGTTTCCGCAACCGGGTGAAGAAGGAAATTAACGAAGTGTTTACGCAAACCGTACTTCTTCTCTCTTCCAAAGGCTTCATCAGCCTGAATGTGGAATATATTGACGGGACAAAGCTCGAATCCAAAGCCAACAAGTACACTTTCGTCTGGCGAAAAACGGTTGAGCGGAACCGTGAACGCCTGATGAAGAAGATACATGTCCTGTTAGGGCAGATAGACGATGTCATTGCTCAGGAGAAGTCATCAGAGAACAATGAGGAAGTTGAGTTCACTCCGGCCATGCTGACTGAAATGGCAGGAGAATTGCGTCATGCACTGGAACAGGTTTCCGAGCCATCCGCGAAAGAGGAAAAGACTGAACTGAAAAAGAAACGCAAACAGCTGAAGGAACTGGAAGAACACAGGGACAAACTGCAGGAATACGACTGCCATCTGGAAACACTGCAAGAGAGGAATTCCTATTCCAAGACGGACAAGGACGCTACTTTTATGAGAATGAAGGAGGATGCCATGCGCAACGGACAGACGAAGCCCGGTTACAACCTTCAAATCGGCACCGAAAATCAGTTCATCACCGATTTTGCACTCTTCCCGAACCCTACGGATACACTGACCCTGATTCCTTTCCTGCAATCTTTTTCAAACAGGTATGAACGGATGGCCCATACGGTGGTTGCTGATTCCGGCTATGGCTCCGAAGAGAATTACCGCTTCATGTCCGAAAACGGCATGGAAGCCTACGTAAAGTACAACTATTTCCACATGGAGCAGCGGCCGAGATTCAAACCGGCCCCGTTCAAGGCCGAAAACTTCTACTACAATGAAGAACATGACTTCTGCATCTGCCCTATGGGGCAAAGGATGCGGAGGATAGGCACCAGGAATGTGAAAACCGCATCCGGATATGTCAGCGAAAATGCACGGTACAGAGCTGTCAGGTGTGAAGGTTGTCCCCTGCGATGCCGCTGTTTTAAAGCAAAAGGAAACAGGACGATAGAACTGAATCATAGGCTTAGACAATACAAGCGGAGAGCCAAAGAACTGCTCTGCTCTGAGAAAGGACTGAAACACAGAGGGCAGAGATGCATAGAACCGGAGGCCGTGTTCGGACAAATTAAAAACAATATGAACTACAAACGTTTCCGACATTTTGGAAAGGACAAGGTCTTCATGGACTTTGCCTTCCTAGCCATTGCCTTCAATATAAAAAAAATGTGTGCAAAACTGACAAAAGAAGATACGAAATGGCTGATTGGATGGTTTTATGAACTTACTGTCGCTTTATTTAGATGCTGGAGACACATAAATCAAAGAAATCTTCGAATTATCGCAGCTTAA
- a CDS encoding sugar MFS transporter, whose amino-acid sequence MKQKRIPLVGEQYLVPFILITSLFFLWGFAHAILDVLNKHFQELLDITKAHSAFIQAMMYMGYFVMAVPAGLFISRFGYRRGVVFGLLLYGIGSLLFIPGQYYLSFNMFLFALFVIGCGLTFLETAANPYATELGAKETAASRLNFAQSFNGLGCICAPVLAGLLLFSEDGSGSAGNVALPYVGMGIVVLLVALVFSKIKLPEIEHGVEVDEAGHEIGLWSHKLFIFGLLALFAYEIGEISINSFFINYVVEQGWMNAREASLVLSFGGLGLFMLGRFAGSWIMGRVRAEKMLLVCATGTVVTTLVVLLDVGMVSLVALLCGYAFEAIMFPTIFALSLRGLGNHTKRASSFLMMSPVGGVVGPLLMGLVADYTTMVMAFIVPLVAYCVVWCYARKMLSVARKAQ is encoded by the coding sequence ATGAAACAGAAACGGATACCGTTGGTAGGGGAGCAATACCTTGTTCCTTTTATATTGATTACTTCTCTCTTTTTCCTATGGGGATTTGCACATGCCATTCTGGATGTGCTGAATAAGCATTTTCAGGAACTGCTGGATATTACAAAGGCGCATTCGGCTTTTATCCAGGCGATGATGTATATGGGCTATTTCGTAATGGCTGTTCCTGCAGGATTGTTCATAAGCCGTTTCGGGTATCGCAGGGGAGTGGTTTTCGGGTTGCTGCTGTACGGTATCGGTTCGTTGTTGTTTATTCCCGGGCAATACTATCTGTCATTCAATATGTTCTTGTTTGCCCTTTTTGTCATCGGTTGTGGATTGACATTCCTTGAAACGGCTGCCAATCCTTATGCAACGGAATTGGGGGCGAAGGAAACGGCAGCCAGCCGCCTGAATTTTGCACAGTCCTTCAATGGTTTGGGATGTATTTGCGCTCCTGTGCTGGCAGGTCTGCTTTTGTTTTCGGAAGACGGGAGCGGCAGTGCGGGTAATGTGGCTCTGCCTTATGTAGGCATGGGGATAGTGGTGCTGCTGGTAGCGTTGGTTTTCTCGAAGATTAAGTTACCCGAAATAGAGCATGGGGTAGAGGTGGATGAAGCCGGGCATGAAATAGGGCTGTGGTCGCATAAACTCTTTATCTTTGGTTTGCTGGCTCTGTTTGCTTACGAAATAGGGGAAATCTCCATTAATAGTTTTTTCATTAATTATGTAGTGGAACAGGGGTGGATGAATGCCCGTGAAGCCTCATTGGTACTTTCATTCGGCGGATTGGGATTATTTATGCTGGGACGTTTTGCTGGCAGTTGGATTATGGGGCGTGTACGTGCGGAGAAGATGCTGCTGGTTTGCGCTACGGGAACGGTGGTGACTACTCTTGTGGTATTGCTTGATGTGGGTATGGTGTCGTTGGTTGCACTGCTCTGCGGATATGCTTTTGAGGCTATTATGTTTCCTACTATTTTCGCTCTTTCTCTGAGAGGGTTGGGCAACCATACCAAGCGCGCTTCCTCTTTCCTGATGATGTCTCCGGTAGGCGGGGTGGTAGGTCCGCTGTTGATGGGGCTTGTGGCGGATTATACAACAATGGTGATGGCGTTTATCGTACCTTTGGTTGCCTATTGCGTAGTATGGTGTTATGCACGCAAAATGCTGTCTGTTGCAAGAAAGGCACAATAA
- a CDS encoding porin family protein: MKKVICLLSLLACLFPVTGMAQGLHFGLKAGVLGNKADIHGMSSQIKEENQTGFQVGPMLQYQTGFYGLALDFSLLYVQRGVKLTNTANGASTDVKTQSIDIPIELKWEMGISDNFDLFLGVGPSFSFLVDEDNWGRKLAHIAVDVIDKDLSSMGWRSTEVGINLGGGVKIVNHLMLSCYYNIGLTQSAKHHIGGNKHDAIDQIFDGDVFESKNRYWQLSLSYVF, translated from the coding sequence ATGAAAAAAGTAATTTGTTTATTGTCGCTATTGGCATGTTTATTTCCGGTTACCGGCATGGCGCAAGGCTTGCATTTCGGCTTGAAAGCAGGTGTGCTTGGCAACAAGGCGGATATTCACGGAATGAGTAGTCAGATCAAGGAAGAGAATCAGACCGGTTTTCAGGTAGGTCCCATGTTGCAATATCAGACCGGTTTTTATGGTCTTGCTCTTGACTTTTCCTTATTGTATGTGCAGCGCGGTGTGAAACTTACCAATACTGCCAACGGTGCAAGTACCGATGTAAAAACGCAAAGTATTGACATCCCTATTGAGCTGAAATGGGAGATGGGCATATCAGACAATTTTGACCTATTCCTGGGGGTGGGCCCCTCTTTTTCTTTTCTGGTAGATGAGGATAATTGGGGGCGTAAGCTTGCCCATATAGCTGTAGATGTCATAGACAAAGATCTCTCATCCATGGGTTGGCGTTCCACTGAGGTCGGTATCAATCTTGGCGGCGGTGTTAAGATTGTAAATCACCTGATGTTGAGCTGTTACTATAATATCGGTCTGACGCAATCTGCCAAACATCATATCGGCGGAAACAAGCACGATGCCATAGACCAGATATTTGACGGTGATGTATTTGAATCCAAAAACAGATATTGGCAGTTATCCCTTTCTTATGTGTTTTAG